The following are encoded in a window of Brockia lithotrophica genomic DNA:
- a CDS encoding septum site-determining protein MinC, which translates to MAAPMSRPHVFVKGTEAGLTFFLSEESSFGELRDELQRKVREAQESFSSGPPVPVVLHLGRRRFSSEREEELARILEEGGYFRVREIRADVFPEEESAGFGMPCARVYFGPVRSGEHVAAAGDLLVVGDVHGGAKVEGREAVYVLGRLAGEARVRESTGFIVASSLRAALLVIGDRHLAGADIPEELRDLPSFAVQTDGGVEVFPYREFRRFRFRGLEGLLPEV; encoded by the coding sequence ATGGCCGCACCGATGTCACGCCCGCACGTCTTCGTGAAGGGAACGGAAGCCGGGCTTACCTTTTTCCTGAGCGAGGAGTCGAGCTTTGGCGAGCTTAGGGACGAGTTGCAACGAAAGGTCCGAGAAGCGCAGGAAAGTTTTTCTTCCGGGCCGCCGGTGCCGGTCGTTCTTCACCTGGGTCGGCGGCGGTTTTCTTCGGAGCGCGAAGAGGAACTCGCCCGCATCCTCGAGGAGGGCGGATACTTCCGCGTGCGCGAAATCCGGGCGGACGTATTTCCCGAAGAAGAATCCGCGGGCTTCGGAATGCCCTGCGCCCGGGTGTATTTCGGTCCCGTGCGCAGCGGCGAACACGTTGCGGCGGCAGGAGACCTCCTCGTCGTCGGCGACGTGCACGGGGGGGCCAAGGTGGAAGGGCGCGAAGCCGTGTACGTCTTGGGCCGCCTCGCCGGCGAGGCTCGCGTTCGCGAGTCGACGGGTTTCATCGTCGCGAGTTCCCTCCGGGCTGCGCTTCTCGTGATCGGCGACCGTCACCTCGCCGGGGCCGACATTCCCGAGGAACTTCGTGACCTACCCAGCTTTGCCGTACAAACGGACGGCGGGGTAGAGGTGTTTCCCTACCGGGAGTTTCGCCGCTTCCGGTTCCGCGGTCTCGAAGGGTTACTGCCGGAGGTTTGA
- the minD gene encoding septum site-determining protein MinD, with protein MGHPIVITSGKGGVGKSTTTANLGTALAMLGRRVLLVDADIGLRNLDLILGLENRIVYDLVDVAEGRVRLEQAYVRDKRMEDRLFLLPASQTKDKTAVSPEAMARIVTEAGASFDFVLIDSPAGIEHGFHTAVAGAQEAIVVTTPEVSAIRDADRVIGLLEKKGIFRPRLVINRIRPHLAQKMEQVGVEEIVQILGVDLLGIVPDDEQVIRDTNQGVPTVLERRSPAAQAYRNIARRILGESVPLMRLEETPSVFTRVRRFFSRR; from the coding sequence ATGGGGCATCCGATCGTGATCACGTCGGGCAAAGGGGGCGTAGGGAAGTCGACGACGACGGCGAATTTGGGGACCGCCTTGGCGATGCTCGGACGGCGCGTCCTCCTCGTCGACGCGGACATCGGCCTTCGCAACCTCGACCTCATCCTCGGCTTGGAAAACCGCATCGTCTACGACCTCGTCGACGTCGCGGAGGGACGGGTTCGCCTCGAGCAGGCGTACGTGCGCGACAAGCGCATGGAAGACCGACTCTTCCTCCTCCCGGCTTCTCAGACCAAGGACAAGACGGCCGTATCCCCCGAGGCGATGGCCCGCATCGTCACGGAAGCGGGGGCCTCGTTCGATTTCGTCCTCATCGATTCTCCTGCGGGCATCGAACATGGGTTCCACACCGCCGTTGCCGGCGCGCAGGAGGCCATCGTCGTCACGACGCCGGAGGTTTCGGCGATCCGGGATGCCGACCGGGTGATCGGCCTTTTGGAAAAGAAGGGGATCTTTCGCCCCCGCCTCGTGATCAACCGCATTCGCCCGCACCTTGCCCAAAAAATGGAGCAGGTGGGCGTGGAGGAGATCGTGCAGATCCTTGGGGTCGACCTCTTGGGCATCGTTCCCGACGACGAACAGGTCATCCGCGACACGAACCAGGGCGTTCCCACGGTCCTCGAGCGCCGTTCTCCGGCCGCACAGGCGTACCGAAATATCGCGCGACGTATTTTGGGCGAATCCGTACCGCTCATGCGTCTCGAAGAGACGCCATCCGTATTTACGCGGGTTCGACGCTTTTTTTCGCGTCGCTGA